The following proteins are encoded in a genomic region of Cellulomonas sp. ES6:
- a CDS encoding ABC transporter substrate-binding protein produces the protein MPQPRTPGRARRAAGRARTALALVTALVGALLAGCAAPAGTAPHAPAAAGDRPALGELTALEDPRSWVGEQTAVSAATPVDPVAQDPQPALPVTVTDAQGTEVTVTDTSRVLALDLYGSTSRILFELGLGGSVVGRDASSDFPEAAGLPLVTRDGHDLNGEAILDLAPTLIITDTTLGPWDTVLQMRDAGIPVVVVDPRRDLETVDDLITSVAAAVGLPQEGEALAARTRAEVDAVVADIQRLAPDDPADRLRVAFLYLRGQAGVYYLFGEGSGADALVTALGAVDVAAEIGWQGMRPVTDEALVAAAPDLLLVMTAGLESVGGVDGLLEQLPAVAQTPAGEHRRVVDMADSQVLSFGPTSAQTLDALARAFYAPDAS, from the coding sequence ATGCCCCAGCCCCGCACGCCCGGCCGTGCCCGCCGCGCCGCAGGACGCGCACGCACCGCGCTCGCGCTGGTCACGGCCCTGGTCGGCGCGCTCCTCGCGGGGTGCGCGGCGCCGGCGGGCACAGCCCCGCACGCCCCGGCCGCCGCCGGTGACCGTCCGGCGCTGGGCGAGCTCACGGCCCTGGAGGACCCGCGGTCCTGGGTCGGCGAGCAGACGGCGGTGAGCGCCGCGACCCCGGTCGACCCCGTCGCGCAGGACCCGCAGCCGGCGCTCCCCGTCACGGTCACGGACGCGCAGGGCACCGAGGTCACGGTGACCGACACCAGCCGGGTGCTCGCCCTCGACCTGTACGGCTCGACGTCGCGGATCCTGTTCGAGCTGGGGCTCGGGGGCAGCGTCGTCGGGCGGGACGCGTCCTCGGACTTCCCGGAGGCCGCGGGCCTGCCCCTCGTGACGCGGGACGGCCACGACCTCAACGGCGAGGCGATCCTGGACCTCGCGCCGACGCTCATCATCACCGACACGACGCTCGGCCCGTGGGACACGGTGCTCCAGATGCGGGACGCCGGGATCCCGGTGGTCGTCGTCGACCCCCGGCGCGACCTGGAGACGGTGGACGACCTCATCACGTCCGTCGCCGCGGCCGTCGGGCTGCCGCAGGAGGGGGAGGCCCTCGCCGCGCGCACCCGGGCGGAGGTCGACGCGGTGGTCGCCGACATCCAGCGGCTCGCGCCCGACGACCCCGCGGACCGGCTGCGCGTCGCGTTCCTCTACCTGCGCGGGCAGGCCGGCGTGTACTACCTGTTCGGCGAGGGCTCCGGCGCGGACGCGCTCGTCACCGCCCTGGGGGCGGTGGACGTCGCCGCGGAGATCGGGTGGCAGGGCATGCGCCCCGTCACGGACGAGGCCCTGGTCGCCGCCGCGCCCGACCTCCTGCTGGTGATGACCGCCGGGCTCGAGTCGGTCGGGGGCGTCGACGGGCTGCTCGAGCAGCTCCCCGCCGTCGCCCAGACCCCCGCGGGGGAGCACCGGCGCGTCGTCGACATGGCGGACTCGCAGGTGCTCTCGTTCGGCCCGACGTCCGCGCAGACGCTCGACGCCCTGGCCCGCGCGTTCTACGCGCCCGACGCGTCGTGA
- a CDS encoding iron ABC transporter permease: MAAGLAVALVVLVVVAAGTGQLRIPPGEVLGSVLHRLGVDAGPLPTHPNGDAALWTIRFPRVAMAVLAGAALATAGAVMQGVFGNPLADPGVVGVSSGAALAACTGIVLGLGFLGPFTSAALAFAGGLVATLVVYLLARSGGRTEVVTLVLTGVAVNAVCGAGIAFLTFLADTQAREQIVFWQLGSLNGTRWQYVAVVAPFVAAGLAVALLVARRLDLLALGERAARHVGVDVERLRVVSIVAVALLTAAAVAFCGIIAFVGLVVPHLVRMAVGPGHRALVPLSALGGAVLLLAADLVARTAVASADLPIGMLTALVGGPFFFWLIRRTRRQAGGWA; encoded by the coding sequence CTGGCGGCGGGGCTCGCGGTCGCGCTGGTGGTGCTGGTGGTCGTCGCCGCGGGGACCGGGCAGCTGCGCATCCCGCCCGGTGAGGTGCTCGGCTCGGTGCTGCACCGGCTCGGCGTCGACGCCGGCCCGCTCCCGACGCACCCGAACGGCGACGCCGCCCTGTGGACCATCCGGTTCCCGCGGGTCGCGATGGCCGTGCTGGCCGGGGCCGCGCTCGCCACCGCCGGCGCCGTGATGCAGGGCGTGTTCGGCAACCCGCTGGCCGACCCCGGCGTCGTCGGGGTGTCCTCCGGGGCGGCGCTCGCGGCGTGCACCGGCATCGTCCTCGGGCTCGGGTTCCTCGGACCGTTCACATCCGCCGCGCTGGCCTTCGCCGGCGGGCTCGTCGCGACGCTGGTCGTGTACCTGCTCGCGCGGTCCGGCGGGCGCACGGAGGTCGTGACGCTCGTGCTCACCGGCGTGGCGGTGAACGCCGTGTGCGGCGCGGGCATCGCGTTCCTCACGTTCCTGGCCGACACCCAGGCGCGCGAGCAGATCGTGTTCTGGCAGCTCGGCAGCCTCAACGGCACGCGCTGGCAGTACGTCGCCGTGGTCGCGCCGTTCGTGGCCGCGGGGCTCGCGGTCGCCCTGCTCGTGGCGCGCCGCCTGGACCTGCTCGCCCTCGGGGAGCGCGCGGCGCGGCACGTCGGGGTGGACGTCGAGCGGCTGCGGGTCGTCAGCATCGTCGCCGTCGCGCTCCTGACGGCCGCAGCCGTCGCGTTCTGCGGGATCATCGCGTTCGTCGGCCTGGTCGTCCCGCACCTGGTGCGGATGGCCGTCGGGCCGGGGCACCGCGCGCTCGTGCCGCTCAGCGCGCTCGGCGGGGCGGTGCTGCTGCTCGCGGCCGACCTCGTCGCACGGACGGCCGTCGCCTCGGCGGACCTGCCGATCGGCATGCTGACCGCGCTGGTCGGCGGGCCGTTCTTCTTCTGGCTCATCCGCCGGACCCGGCGGCAGGCCGGGGGCTGGGCGTGA
- a CDS encoding heme ABC transporter ATP-binding protein yields the protein MTARAGAGPAAPAAPAAPVAPLAPVDPAPAGGAAVAVRLDAAGYDVDGVTLLDAVDLEVRRHELLAVVGPNGAGKSTLLGLLAGDLRPTRGSVTDDGAPVASLRPAELARRRAVLLQEHRLSFPFTVADVVRMGRAPWRGTAAEDDDDRVVAEAAAAGEVAHLGDRRFPTLSGGERARTAYARARAQATPLLLLDEPTAALDIRHQEMVLAQARDLARRGHAVVAVLHDLSLAAAYADRVLLLGDGRPRALGTPADVLRPDLLGDVYRHPVEVLVHPRTGDLVVLPDRTAPEDSR from the coding sequence GTGACCGCCCGCGCGGGAGCCGGGCCCGCCGCCCCGGCCGCGCCCGCCGCCCCGGTGGCCCCGCTCGCCCCCGTCGACCCTGCGCCGGCGGGCGGGGCCGCGGTGGCGGTGCGGCTCGACGCGGCGGGCTACGACGTCGACGGGGTCACGCTGCTCGACGCGGTGGACCTGGAGGTGCGCCGGCACGAGCTGCTCGCCGTCGTCGGGCCCAACGGCGCGGGCAAGTCCACCCTGCTCGGCCTGCTCGCGGGCGACCTGCGGCCCACGCGCGGCAGCGTCACGGACGACGGCGCGCCCGTCGCGTCCCTCCGCCCGGCCGAGCTCGCGCGGCGCCGCGCCGTGCTGCTCCAGGAGCACCGGCTCAGCTTCCCGTTCACGGTCGCGGACGTCGTGCGCATGGGGCGTGCGCCCTGGCGCGGGACGGCCGCCGAGGACGACGACGACCGGGTGGTCGCGGAGGCCGCCGCCGCCGGCGAGGTCGCGCACCTGGGCGACCGGCGGTTCCCGACGCTCTCCGGCGGCGAGAGGGCCCGCACCGCCTACGCGCGCGCCCGGGCCCAGGCCACGCCGCTGCTGCTGCTCGACGAGCCGACCGCCGCCCTCGACATCCGGCACCAGGAGATGGTGCTGGCCCAGGCGCGGGACCTCGCGCGCCGCGGGCACGCCGTCGTGGCGGTGCTGCACGACCTCAGCCTCGCCGCCGCGTACGCCGACCGCGTGCTGCTGCTCGGCGACGGCCGCCCGCGGGCGCTCGGCACGCCCGCCGACGTGCTGCGGCCCGACCTGCTCGGCGACGTCTACCGGCACCCCGTCGAGGTGCTCGTCCACCCCCGCACCGGCGACCTCGTCGTGCTGCCCGACCGCACCGCCCCGGAGGACTCCCGATGA
- a CDS encoding HtaA domain-containing protein, protein MVTSAVVALVVGAGTTLAAGAAGAAEPDDAGAGAPSCVGVAGATFTWGVKESFRTYITGPIAQGTVTPADVTGTGPWTWSGGTGEIGEDGLADASWGSGSVRFEGHDGALDLTFSAPEVTVTGATTATLTTTVDPGTAEPSRVELATLDLAGGTSSTDPTQVAWSGVPATLTEAGAVAFAGFYGAGTALDPVAFTLPAGAALDGCGTPPVDPEPEPEPEPEPEPEPEPEPATPTLRVSQTEGLDPDGATITVTGEGYGTSALGTHPPVLNQPAGVYAQIGWLAESWRPSEGAPSSARSNAYTRWVQGVNDTPPYLRWTVQPDGTADFTWTVEVDRATLEDKRLEGGTLAVFTVGASVTQAANEQSVAIAFAGTGGGDTGGGDTGGGDTGGGDTGGGDTGGGDTGGGTPAPSCVAVSDATLDWGVRESFRTYITGPVAGGSVSATGVTGTGPWTWSGGTGQVDEHGLATAAWSGGVRFVGHGGELDLTFASPEVRVTGADAAELRVTVTTPEGSQRVRLATLDLAAGTAGSDASRLAWTGVPATLTAAGSEAFAGFYPAGAALDPVSFTLPLGAATSCGTPGVPTTPTVPVTPVTPTVPATPVREVQGLSAAGSVVAGGSVTVTANGFGAGEAGIRLELHSDPVLLAGDLVADAAGSVTVTATIPASTPAGPHTLVLVGAGQTLEFPITVEAAAPVCVARAVSGATLTWGVRESFRSYVTGPIAQGSVTADGVSGTGPWTWSGGTGRYNADAGLGAASWSGGVHFTGHGGQLDLTFSDPQVRLTGATSATLTLTVAGPSGSSRVAVATLDLGAGTASRGATQVAWSGVPATLSAAGAGVFEGFYQAGEALDPVAFTLPLGAEVECDATSGSLATTGAEPGDAVGYAVALLLFGGLLTAAVHRGRRRAHGLTA, encoded by the coding sequence GTGGTCACCAGCGCGGTCGTCGCGCTGGTCGTGGGGGCGGGCACGACGCTCGCCGCCGGAGCGGCAGGGGCCGCGGAGCCCGACGACGCCGGGGCCGGTGCGCCCAGCTGCGTCGGCGTCGCCGGCGCGACGTTCACCTGGGGGGTGAAGGAGTCCTTCCGGACGTACATCACCGGCCCGATCGCGCAGGGGACGGTCACCCCGGCCGACGTCACCGGGACGGGGCCGTGGACGTGGTCCGGCGGCACGGGCGAGATCGGCGAGGACGGCCTCGCGGACGCGTCGTGGGGGAGCGGCTCGGTGCGCTTCGAGGGGCACGACGGCGCGCTCGACCTGACGTTCTCGGCGCCGGAGGTCACGGTCACGGGCGCCACGACGGCGACCCTGACCACGACCGTCGACCCCGGGACGGCCGAGCCGTCGCGGGTGGAGCTCGCGACGCTCGACCTCGCGGGGGGCACGTCCTCGACGGACCCGACGCAGGTCGCCTGGTCCGGGGTGCCCGCCACGCTGACGGAGGCCGGCGCGGTCGCGTTCGCCGGGTTCTACGGCGCGGGGACGGCGCTCGACCCGGTGGCTTTCACGCTGCCCGCCGGCGCCGCGCTCGACGGGTGCGGGACGCCCCCGGTCGACCCGGAGCCCGAGCCGGAGCCCGAGCCGGAGCCCGAGCCGGAGCCCGAGCCCGAGCCCGCCACGCCGACGCTGCGGGTGTCGCAGACCGAGGGGCTCGACCCCGACGGCGCGACGATCACCGTCACCGGCGAGGGCTACGGCACCAGCGCCCTGGGCACCCACCCGCCCGTGCTGAACCAGCCCGCCGGGGTGTACGCGCAGATCGGCTGGCTCGCCGAGTCGTGGCGGCCGTCGGAGGGCGCGCCGTCCTCCGCGCGGAGCAACGCCTACACCCGGTGGGTGCAGGGCGTGAACGACACCCCGCCGTACCTGCGGTGGACCGTGCAGCCCGACGGCACGGCGGACTTCACGTGGACGGTCGAGGTGGACCGGGCGACGCTCGAGGACAAGCGCCTCGAGGGCGGCACACTCGCGGTGTTCACCGTCGGGGCCTCCGTCACGCAGGCCGCGAACGAGCAGTCCGTGGCGATCGCCTTCGCCGGGACCGGCGGCGGTGACACGGGCGGCGGCGACACCGGTGGCGGCGACACCGGTGGTGGCGACACCGGTGGTGGCGACACGGGCGGCGGTGACACCGGTGGCGGGACGCCGGCGCCCTCCTGCGTGGCCGTCAGCGACGCCACCCTCGACTGGGGCGTCCGCGAGTCCTTCCGCACCTACATCACCGGCCCGGTCGCCGGCGGCAGCGTGTCGGCCACCGGGGTGACCGGCACCGGCCCGTGGACCTGGTCCGGCGGCACCGGGCAGGTCGACGAGCACGGGCTGGCGACGGCCGCCTGGTCCGGCGGCGTGCGGTTCGTGGGGCACGGCGGCGAGCTCGACCTGACGTTCGCCAGCCCGGAGGTCCGCGTCACCGGCGCCGACGCGGCGGAGCTGCGGGTGACCGTCACCACCCCGGAGGGCTCGCAGCGGGTCCGGCTGGCGACGCTCGACCTGGCCGCGGGCACGGCGGGCTCCGACGCCTCCCGCCTCGCGTGGACGGGCGTGCCCGCCACGCTGACCGCCGCGGGCAGCGAGGCGTTCGCCGGGTTCTACCCGGCCGGCGCCGCGCTCGACCCGGTGTCCTTCACGCTCCCGCTGGGCGCCGCGACGTCCTGCGGCACCCCGGGCGTGCCGACCACGCCGACGGTCCCCGTCACGCCGGTGACCCCGACGGTCCCCGCCACGCCGGTGCGCGAGGTCCAGGGCCTGTCCGCCGCCGGCTCGGTCGTCGCCGGCGGGTCCGTCACGGTGACCGCGAACGGCTTCGGCGCGGGCGAGGCGGGCATCCGCCTCGAGCTGCACTCCGACCCGGTGCTCCTCGCGGGCGACCTGGTGGCGGACGCCGCCGGGTCGGTCACGGTCACGGCGACCATCCCCGCCTCGACGCCGGCCGGGCCGCACACGCTCGTCCTCGTCGGGGCCGGGCAGACGCTGGAGTTCCCGATCACGGTCGAGGCCGCGGCGCCGGTGTGCGTCGCGCGGGCCGTCTCCGGCGCCACGCTGACGTGGGGCGTGCGGGAGTCGTTCCGCAGCTACGTCACCGGACCGATCGCCCAGGGCTCGGTCACCGCGGACGGCGTCTCCGGCACCGGTCCGTGGACGTGGTCCGGCGGGACCGGCCGCTACAACGCGGACGCCGGTCTGGGCGCCGCCTCGTGGTCCGGGGGCGTGCACTTCACGGGGCACGGCGGGCAGCTCGACCTGACGTTCTCCGACCCGCAGGTGCGCCTCACCGGTGCCACGTCGGCCACGCTGACGCTCACCGTCGCGGGGCCGTCGGGGTCGTCCCGCGTCGCGGTCGCCACGCTCGACCTCGGGGCCGGCACCGCGTCCCGCGGGGCCACGCAGGTGGCCTGGTCCGGCGTGCCCGCCACGCTGAGCGCGGCCGGCGCCGGTGTGTTCGAGGGGTTCTACCAGGCGGGCGAGGCGCTCGACCCGGTGGCCTTCACGCTGCCGCTCGGGGCGGAGGTCGAGTGCGACGCGACCTCCGGCAGCCTCGCCACCACGGGCGCCGAGCCCGGTGACGCGGTCGGCTACGCCGTGGCGCTGCTGCTGTTCGGCGGCCTGCTGACGGCGGCGGTCCACCGCGGTCGTCGCCGGGCCCACGGCCTGACGGCCTGA
- a CDS encoding ABC transporter ATP-binding protein, producing MPALLTWVAAAATTAAYLALGAVLDAARTGDGVPGSAVAVLVAAVVVLAVAAFAGPRTSLAAVGPRESVRRDVLLDQALRLGVAFRTQERSGRFVSTATDGVERAASYEVTFRYPIIASMTVPVVALLLLGAAVDWVVAGWLALALPAIPLVVGGFQRAFRGVSVQYRMTARRFAGQFLDAIQGLPTSTAFNRAAAKGAELARSAEQLRRMVMRLLTRNQLVLLVIDSSFSLVMVTAAAALAVLRLRDGAITPGQAVAVVLVSTVLLEPLDRVGQFFYVGLGGRAAVREIESVLDQVPSALDAPGVQEPTGWATPAAAGSAAAPPVAEALALEHVSFAYPGGAPVLDDVSFTVPRGARVALIGPSGSGKSTVAALLQGHLRPGGGVVRVGGYDATAVPLAWVRAQTAVVAQSTYLFTGTLADNLRLADADADDAALWHALEQANLADEVRRFPDGLATRVGERGLSLSGGQAQRLAVARALLKDAPVLLLDEPTSQVDAASESALVEALDRAGEGRTVLVVAHRLSTVRGADEVLVLAEGRVVEQGPPDRLGGIDSYYARAMDLSGLAGTPGTPGAAATEVTR from the coding sequence GTGCCGGCCCTGCTGACCTGGGTGGCCGCCGCCGCCACGACCGCGGCCTACCTCGCGCTCGGCGCCGTGCTGGACGCGGCGCGCACGGGCGACGGCGTGCCCGGCTCCGCCGTGGCGGTGCTCGTGGCCGCGGTCGTCGTCCTCGCGGTGGCCGCCTTCGCCGGCCCGCGGACCAGCCTCGCCGCGGTGGGCCCGCGGGAGTCGGTGCGGCGGGACGTGCTGCTCGACCAGGCGCTGCGGCTCGGGGTGGCGTTCCGCACGCAGGAGCGCTCCGGCCGGTTCGTGTCCACCGCCACCGACGGCGTCGAGCGGGCCGCCTCCTACGAGGTGACGTTCCGCTACCCGATCATCGCGTCGATGACGGTCCCGGTGGTCGCGCTGCTGCTGCTCGGGGCGGCCGTCGACTGGGTGGTCGCGGGGTGGCTCGCGCTCGCGCTGCCGGCGATCCCGCTGGTGGTGGGCGGCTTCCAGCGCGCGTTCCGCGGGGTCTCCGTGCAGTACCGGATGACCGCGCGCCGGTTCGCGGGGCAGTTCCTCGACGCGATCCAGGGGCTGCCGACGTCGACCGCCTTCAACCGCGCCGCGGCGAAGGGCGCGGAGCTCGCGCGCTCCGCCGAGCAGCTCCGCCGGATGGTGATGCGCCTGCTGACGCGCAACCAGCTGGTGCTGCTGGTCATCGACTCGTCGTTCTCGCTGGTGATGGTGACGGCCGCCGCGGCGCTGGCGGTGCTGCGGCTGCGGGACGGCGCGATCACGCCCGGGCAGGCCGTCGCCGTGGTGCTCGTGTCCACGGTGCTGCTGGAGCCGCTCGACCGCGTCGGCCAGTTCTTCTACGTCGGGCTCGGCGGGCGCGCCGCGGTGCGCGAGATCGAGTCCGTGCTGGACCAGGTGCCGTCGGCGCTCGACGCGCCGGGGGTGCAGGAGCCGACCGGGTGGGCGACGCCCGCCGCCGCGGGGTCCGCGGCGGCCCCGCCCGTCGCGGAGGCCCTCGCTCTCGAGCACGTCTCGTTCGCGTACCCGGGCGGGGCGCCGGTCCTGGACGACGTGTCGTTCACCGTCCCGCGGGGCGCGCGCGTCGCGCTCATCGGCCCGTCCGGGTCGGGCAAGAGCACGGTGGCGGCCCTGCTGCAGGGGCACCTGCGCCCCGGCGGCGGGGTGGTCCGGGTGGGCGGGTACGACGCGACCGCCGTGCCGCTCGCCTGGGTGCGCGCCCAGACCGCCGTGGTCGCGCAGTCGACGTACCTGTTCACCGGGACGCTCGCCGACAACCTGCGGCTCGCCGACGCGGACGCCGACGACGCCGCGCTCTGGCACGCGCTCGAGCAGGCGAACCTCGCCGACGAGGTGCGGCGGTTCCCGGACGGGCTCGCGACCCGGGTCGGGGAGCGGGGGCTGTCGCTGTCCGGCGGCCAGGCGCAGCGGCTCGCGGTGGCGCGCGCCCTGCTCAAGGACGCCCCCGTGCTGCTGCTCGACGAGCCGACCAGCCAGGTGGACGCCGCCTCGGAGTCCGCCCTGGTGGAGGCGCTCGACCGCGCCGGCGAGGGGCGCACCGTGCTGGTCGTCGCGCACCGGCTGAGCACGGTCCGCGGCGCGGACGAGGTGCTGGTGCTCGCCGAGGGGCGGGTGGTCGAGCAGGGACCGCCGGACCGGCTCGGCGGCATCGACTCGTACTACGCCCGCGCGATGGACCTGTCCGGCCTCGCCGGCACGCCCGGCACCCCCGGTGCCGCCGCCACGGAGGTGACCCGGTGA
- the cydC gene encoding thiol reductant ABC exporter subunit CydC produces MSAVLDPAPAPASAPLSRAAISRRLVRFGRPVLPPLAASLVCRVVGQLLGIALLAVAAAGAARVADDPAAPLAPTVWTLVALSLLKGVLRYLEQLTGHAVAFRALAMLRVDFYDRLAPQAPAGVLSRRTGDLVNRATKDVDRVEVFFAHTLVPAVSAVVVPVVVLVVLAVRYDPVLALVLLPFLVLVGAVVPAWGREPSAVAATRVRAARGRIAQLVTESLQGVREVLAFGAETRRRAQARALADDVGLGLDGLAAWTARRRAANAVLLVAAVATVALVGAARVSSGALGWADYAVAVVLALAVFTPVLAVEDVAPDLEQAFAAARRIWRVTDAPPATTSPEHPVPLPDGPLDVRFEGVTFTYPAPEDDDAGGAPQGPRRRVLDGLDLHVPAGATTAVVGSSGSGKSTLVNLLTRAWDPDEGRVLLGGVDVRDVALEDLRRHVAVVGQSTYLFNDTLAANLRLAAPDATDAQLEDACRRAALHDAVVAMPDGYATRVGEMGERLSGGQRQRVAIARALLLDAPVLVLDEATSQLDVATEAEIQDALAEAARGRTVLVIAHRPGAVRTADRVVHLGRPGT; encoded by the coding sequence GTGAGCGCCGTGCTCGACCCCGCCCCGGCCCCCGCGTCCGCCCCGCTGTCCCGGGCGGCGATCTCCCGCCGGCTGGTCCGATTCGGCCGCCCGGTGCTGCCGCCGCTCGCGGCGTCGCTGGTCTGCCGGGTGGTCGGCCAGCTGCTCGGCATCGCCCTGCTCGCCGTCGCGGCGGCCGGGGCCGCCCGCGTGGCGGACGACCCCGCAGCGCCGCTCGCCCCGACGGTGTGGACGCTCGTCGCGCTGTCGCTGCTCAAGGGCGTGCTCCGCTACCTGGAGCAGCTGACCGGCCACGCCGTGGCGTTCCGCGCGCTCGCGATGCTGCGTGTCGACTTCTACGACCGGCTCGCGCCGCAGGCTCCCGCAGGCGTCCTGTCGCGCCGCACCGGCGACCTGGTCAACCGCGCGACCAAGGACGTCGACCGCGTCGAGGTGTTCTTCGCGCACACGCTCGTGCCCGCGGTGAGCGCGGTCGTCGTGCCGGTGGTCGTCCTGGTGGTGCTGGCCGTCCGGTACGACCCGGTGCTCGCGCTCGTGCTGCTGCCGTTCCTCGTGCTCGTCGGCGCGGTCGTCCCGGCGTGGGGGCGCGAGCCCAGCGCGGTCGCGGCGACCCGGGTGCGGGCCGCGCGGGGGCGGATCGCCCAGCTCGTCACCGAGTCGCTCCAGGGCGTCCGCGAGGTGCTGGCGTTCGGGGCGGAGACGCGGCGCCGGGCCCAGGCGCGCGCGCTCGCGGACGACGTCGGGCTGGGCCTCGACGGGCTGGCGGCCTGGACGGCGCGCCGGCGCGCGGCGAACGCGGTGCTGCTGGTCGCGGCCGTCGCGACCGTGGCGCTCGTCGGCGCGGCGCGCGTGTCCTCCGGCGCGCTGGGCTGGGCGGACTACGCCGTCGCGGTCGTGCTGGCGCTCGCGGTCTTCACCCCGGTGCTCGCCGTCGAGGACGTCGCGCCGGACCTCGAGCAGGCGTTCGCCGCCGCGCGCCGCATCTGGCGGGTCACCGACGCGCCGCCGGCCACCACCTCGCCCGAGCACCCCGTGCCGCTGCCGGACGGGCCGCTCGACGTGCGGTTCGAGGGCGTGACGTTCACCTACCCCGCGCCCGAGGACGACGACGCCGGCGGTGCCCCCCAGGGGCCGCGGCGCCGGGTGCTCGACGGCCTGGACCTGCACGTGCCCGCCGGCGCCACGACGGCAGTCGTCGGGTCGTCGGGCTCCGGCAAGTCGACGCTGGTGAACCTGCTGACCCGGGCGTGGGACCCGGACGAGGGCCGGGTGCTGCTGGGCGGGGTCGACGTGCGGGACGTCGCGCTGGAGGACCTGCGCCGGCACGTCGCCGTCGTCGGGCAGAGCACCTACCTGTTCAACGACACGCTGGCGGCCAACCTCCGGCTCGCGGCACCCGACGCCACGGACGCGCAGCTCGAGGACGCGTGCCGCCGCGCGGCGCTGCACGACGCGGTCGTCGCGATGCCCGACGGCTACGCCACCCGGGTCGGCGAGATGGGCGAGCGGCTGTCCGGCGGGCAGCGCCAGCGCGTGGCGATCGCCCGCGCGTTGCTGCTCGACGCTCCCGTGCTGGTGCTGGACGAGGCGACCAGCCAGCTCGACGTCGCCACGGAGGCGGAGATCCAGGACGCGCTCGCCGAGGCGGCCCGGGGCCGCACCGTGCTCGTGATCGCGCACCGCCCGGGGGCCGTCCGCACCGCGGACCGCGTCGTCCACCTGGGGCGGCCCGGCACCTGA
- the trmB gene encoding tRNA (guanosine(46)-N7)-methyltransferase TrmB: MPTDPTPSSAGPPDTGRAGDAFRQAKKVAGQPVRTFHPRRATLGERRADALERLWPRYGVSVHDPALGLPPTTDAGALDAPALFGRTAPLVLEIGSGMGDATAAMAAADPDRDYLAVEVHLPGVANLLVLLEEQGLTNVRVAHGDALDLVRRVVAPGSLAAVHVFFPDPWPKARHHKRRIVAPEHVALLRSRLAIGGVLHCATDWEPYAEQMLEVVAADPGLTNEHGGYAPRPEHRPVTRFERRALAAGRTPRDVVATRTS, translated from the coding sequence GTGCCGACCGATCCGACCCCGTCCTCCGCAGGGCCGCCCGACACCGGCCGGGCGGGCGACGCGTTCCGGCAGGCGAAGAAGGTCGCCGGGCAGCCCGTGCGCACGTTCCACCCCCGCCGGGCGACGCTCGGGGAGCGGCGCGCGGACGCGCTCGAGCGGCTCTGGCCCCGGTACGGCGTCTCCGTGCACGACCCGGCGCTCGGGCTGCCGCCCACGACGGACGCGGGGGCGCTCGACGCCCCCGCGCTGTTCGGCCGCACCGCGCCGCTGGTCCTGGAGATCGGCTCCGGCATGGGCGACGCGACCGCCGCGATGGCGGCCGCCGACCCCGACCGCGACTACCTCGCCGTCGAGGTGCACCTGCCCGGGGTCGCGAACCTGCTCGTGCTGCTGGAGGAGCAGGGCCTCACCAACGTCCGGGTGGCGCACGGCGACGCGCTCGACCTGGTGCGCCGGGTCGTCGCGCCCGGGTCGCTCGCCGCGGTGCACGTGTTCTTCCCCGACCCGTGGCCGAAGGCCCGGCACCACAAGCGCCGGATCGTCGCGCCCGAGCACGTCGCGCTGCTGCGGAGCCGGCTGGCGATCGGCGGCGTGCTGCACTGCGCGACCGACTGGGAGCCGTACGCGGAGCAGATGCTCGAGGTCGTCGCCGCCGACCCGGGCCTGACCAACGAGCACGGCGGCTACGCCCCGCGGCCGGAGCACCGCCCGGTCACGCGGTTCGAGCGACGGGCCCTCGCGGCCGGGCGGACCCCGCGGGACGTGGTCGCGACGCGCACGTCCTGA
- a CDS encoding VOC family protein: MSVHERPWADGTPCWAQLRVPDLEAGRRFYGDLLGWTFDVGPAETGFYSQGLVAGRPAAALGGVMPGGEDEPVAWLTFLATADAAATQERAVASGARVQVPVAPVMDFGSMAVLTDPAGATVALWQAGRTLGATVVNEPGAMIWNEHLSAHPAEARAFYRAVFGYGVTDMSAPGFEYATVEVDGRPVGGIGGGADAASWEVYFAVTDTDAATERAVRLGGAVVSPASDTTYGRLAGVTGPFGERFWLMSTDEEPSAPAA; the protein is encoded by the coding sequence ATGAGCGTGCACGAGCGGCCCTGGGCGGACGGCACTCCCTGCTGGGCGCAGCTGAGGGTCCCCGACCTCGAGGCGGGGCGCCGGTTCTACGGCGACCTGCTCGGCTGGACGTTCGACGTCGGCCCGGCCGAGACGGGCTTCTACAGCCAGGGCCTCGTGGCCGGACGGCCCGCGGCGGCGCTGGGCGGCGTCATGCCGGGCGGCGAGGACGAACCCGTCGCGTGGCTGACCTTCCTCGCGACGGCGGACGCCGCCGCCACCCAGGAGCGGGCCGTGGCGTCGGGCGCCCGGGTGCAGGTGCCGGTGGCGCCGGTCATGGACTTCGGCTCGATGGCGGTGCTGACGGACCCCGCGGGGGCGACCGTCGCGCTCTGGCAGGCCGGCCGGACCCTCGGGGCGACCGTCGTGAACGAGCCCGGCGCGATGATCTGGAACGAGCACCTGTCGGCGCACCCCGCCGAGGCCCGCGCGTTCTACCGGGCGGTGTTCGGCTACGGGGTCACCGACATGAGCGCGCCCGGGTTCGAGTACGCGACCGTCGAGGTCGACGGCCGGCCGGTCGGCGGCATCGGGGGCGGCGCCGACGCCGCGTCCTGGGAGGTGTACTTCGCCGTGACGGACACGGACGCGGCGACCGAGCGGGCCGTGCGGCTCGGCGGCGCCGTCGTGTCCCCGGCCTCGGACACGACGTACGGGCGGCTCGCCGGGGTCACGGGACCGTTCGGGGAGCGGTTCTGGCTCATGTCGACCGACGAGGAGCCCAGCGCGCCCGCCGCGTGA